One region of Alosa alosa isolate M-15738 ecotype Scorff River chromosome 1, AALO_Geno_1.1, whole genome shotgun sequence genomic DNA includes:
- the stag1a gene encoding cohesin subunit SA-1a isoform X1 — MITSELPVLQLCRDPSNESGQAETVSLSMSVSELDDPEVKGKKKRGRPGRPPANKKPRKSPIDKGQMGPPRGRKANGMAQHNGDGDPVTLFEVVKLGKSAMQSVVDDWIESYKQDRDLALLDLINFFIQCSGCKGTVRIEMFRNMQNAEIIRKMTEEFDEDSGDYPLTMPGPLWKKFRYNFCEFIGVLIRQCQYSIIYDEYMMDTVISLLTGLSDSQVRAFRHTSTLAAMKLMTALVNVALNLSIHQDNTQRQYEAERNKMAGKRANEKLELLLQKRKELQENQDEIENMMNSIFKGIFVHRYRDAIAEIRAICIEEIGVWMKMYSDAFLNDSYLKYVGWTLHDRQGEVRLKCLKALQNLYTNRELFPKLELFTNRFKDRIVSMTLDKEYDVAVEAIRLVTLILQGSEDALSNEDCENVYHLVYSAHRPVAVAAGEFLHRKLFSRHDPQAEEALAKRRGRSSPNGNLIRMLVLFFLESELHEHAAYLVDSLWESSQELLKDWECMTELLLEEPVQGEEVLSDRQESALIELTVCTIRQAAEAHPPVGRGTGKRVLTAKERKTQIDDKNKLTEHFIMALPMLLSKYQTDAEKVANLLQIPQFFDLDVYSAGRMEKHLDALLKQTKFVVEKHTETDVLEACSKTYSILCSEEYTIMNRVDIARSQLIDEMADRFSHSVEDLLQEGEEADDDDIYNVLSTLKRLTAFHNAHDLTRWDLFGNCYRLLKTGIEQGSMPEQIAVQALQCSHYSILWQLVKITDGSPSKDDLVVLRRVCKSFLAVCQQCLSNVNTPVREQAFMLLCDLLMIFSHQLTTGSREALQPLVFNPDSNLQNELLNFVLDHVFIDQDDENQSMEGDEEDEANKIEALHKRRNLLAAFSKLIIYDIVDMPAAADIFKHYMKYYNDYGDIIKETLSKTRQTDKIQCAKTLILSLQQLFNELLQDQGPNLDRTSSHVSGIKELARRFALTFGLDQIKTREAVATLHKDGIEFAFKYQNPKGPEYPPTNLAFLEVLSEFSSKLLRQDKKTVHAYLEKFLTEQMMERREDVWLPLISYRNSLLTGGDEDRMSVTSGSSSSKAGSIRSKKGRPPLHKKRIEEESMEGSWMMRNDTLQTPGALQTPQLTSTVLRENPRQAAEHLPDQDSEPGSESDFVHNPQMQISWLGQQKLEEVSRKDRTAMNYMKARSGGVRQTVRGLMEDDAEPIFEDVMMSSRGQLEDMNEEFEDTMVIDLPPSRNRRERAELRPDFFDSAAMIEDESGFTMPMF, encoded by the exons ATGATCACCTCCGAGCTCCCAGTCCTCCA GCTTTGCAGGGACCCCTCTAACGAGTCGGGCCAGGCGGAGACCGTGAGCCTGAGCATGAGTGTGAGCGAGCTGGATGACCCTGAGGTCAAGGGCAAGAAGAAGAGGGGCAGGCCGGGCAGGCCTCCA GCCAATAAGAAACCTCGGAAGTCGCCCATAGACAAGGGGCAGATGGGGCCGCCACGCGGCAGGAAGGCTAACGGGATGGCCCAGCACAACGGGGACGGGGACCCCGTCACGCTGTTCGAGGTGGTCAAGCTGGGAAAGAGTGCCATGCAG TCCGTCGTCGATGACTGGATTGAATCTTACAAGCAAGACAGAGATCTCGCTCTCCTAGACCTGATTAATTTCTTCATACAGTGTTCGGGATGTAAAG GAACTGTACGAATTGAGATGTTCCGTAACATGCAGAATGCTGAGATCATCCGCAAAATGACAGAAGAATTTGATGAG GACAGTGGCGACTACCCCCTCACAATGCCTGGTCCTCTGTGGAAAAAGTTCCGCTACAACTTCTGCGAGTTCATCGGGGTTCTGATCCGGCAGTGCCAGTACAGCATCATCTACGACGAGTACATGATGGACACGGTCATCTCGCTGCTCACCGGCCTGTCGGACTCACAGGTCCGAGCCTTCAGGCACACCAGCACGTTGGCAG CCATGAAGCTGATGACGGCGCTGGTGAACGTGGCGCTGAACCTTAGCATCCACCAGGACAACACGCAGAGGCAGTACGAGGCCGAGCGCAACAAGATGGCGGGAAAGCGCGCCAACGAGAAActggagctgctgctgcagaaGAGGAAGGAG CTTCAGGAAAACCAGGACGAAATTGAGAACATGATGAACTCCATCTTCAAGGGCATTTTTGTTCATCGCTATAG GGATGCAATCGCTGAAATTCGAGCCATTTGTATTGAGGAGATTGGTGTTTGGATGAAGATGTACAGTGATGCCTTCCTTAATGACAGCTACCTGAAATACGTGGGATGGACATTACATGATCGG CAAGGAGAAGTGCGGTTGAAATGTTTGAAGGCCCTTCAGAACCTGTACACGAATCGGGAACTCTTTCCTAAACTGGAACTCTTCACAAACAGGTTCAAG GATCGTattgtgtccatgacgctggaTAAAGAGTACGATGTGGCGGTGGAGGCCATTCGATTGGTCACTCTAATTCTACA GGGGAGTGAGGACGCCCTGTCCAACGAGGACTGTGAGAACGTTTACCACCTGGTCTACTCGGCCCACCGGCCCGTGGCTGTGGCCGCGGGGGAGTTCCTCCACCGCAA GCTCTTTAGCAGGCACGACCCACAGGCGGAGGAGGCCCTGGCCAAGCGGCGTGGACGCAGCAGCCCCAACGGGAACCTCATTAGGATGCTGGTGCTCTTCTTCCTGGAGAGCGAG CTGCACGAGCACGCGGCCTACCTGGTGGACAGCCTGTGGGAGAGCTCGCAGGAGCTGCTTAAGGACTGGGAGTGCATGACTGAACTGCTACTGGAGGAACCCGTGCAGGGAGAGGAGG tGCTGTCTGACAGGCAGGAGAGCGCTCTGATCGAGCTGACAGTCTGCACCATCCGGCAGGCGGCGGAGGCCCACCCGCCCGTGGGGAGAGGCACAGGGAAAAGG GTGCTGACGGCTAAGGAGAGGAAGACTCAGATCGACGACAAAAACAAGCTGACGGAGCACTTTATCATGGCTCTGCCCATGCTACTCTCCAAG TACCAAACTGATGCAGAGAAGGTAGCCAACCTCCTGCAGATCCCGCAGTTCTTTGACCTGGATGTCTACAGTGCTGGGCGCATGGAGAAG cacctGGACGCCCTGCTGAAGCAGACGAAGTTTGTGGTGGAGAAGCACACGGAGACAGACGTGCTGGAGGCCTGCAGTAAGACCTACAGCATCCTGTGCAGCGAGGAGTACACCATCATGAACCGTGTGGACATCGCACGCAGCCAGCTCATCGATGAGATGGCCGACCGCTTCAGCCACTCCGTAGAGGACCTGCTGCAAgag GGGGAGGAGGCAGATGATGACGACATCTACAATGTGCTCTCCACACTGAAAAGACTCACAGCCTTTCACAA TGCTCATGACTTGACCAGATGGGATCTGTTTGGGAACTGCTACAGATTGCTGAAGACAGGCATCGAACAGGGCTCCATGCCAGAACAG ATTGCTGTGCAGGCTCTGCAGTGCTCTCATTACTCCATCCTCTGGCAGCTGGTGAAGATCACAGATGGCTCTCCTTCTAAG GATGACCTGGTTGTCTTGAGGAGGGTGTGCAAGTCCTTCCTGGCTGTGTGTCAGCAGTGCTTGTCCAATGTCAACACTCCAGTCCGGGAGCAG gcGTTCATGCTGCTGTGTGACCTGCTGATGATCTTCAGCCACCAGCTGACCACGGGCAGCCGAGAGGCGCTCCAGCCGCTTGTCTTCAACCCTGACAGCAACCTGCAGAACGAGCTGCTCAACTTTGTGCTGGACCACGTCTTTATTGACCAGGACGACGAGAACCAGAGCATGG AGGGCGATGAGGAGGATGAAGCCAATAAGATTGAGGCCTTACACAAGAGGAGGAACCTGCTGGCTGCTTTCAGCAAGCTCATCATCTACGACATAGTGGACATGCCCGCAGCAGCCGACATCTTCAAACATTACATGAAG TATTACAATGACTACGGCGACATCATCAAGGAGACTCTGAGCAAGACCAGGCAGACGGATAAGATCCAGTGTGCAAAGACCCTCATCCTCAGCTTGCAGCAG CTCTTTAATGAGCTCCTGCAGGACCAGGGCCCCAACCTGGACCGCACTTCCTCCCACGTTAGCGGCATCAAAGAGCTGGCCCGCCGCTTCGCCCTGACCTTTGGCCTGGACCAGATCAAGACCCGCGAGGCCGTGGCCACGCTGCACAA GGATGGAATAGAGTTTGCCTTCAAGTACCAGAATCCCAAAGGGCCCGAGTACCCCCCTACTAACCTGGCTTTCCTGGAGGTGCTGAGTGAATTCTCCTCCAAGCTGCTTCGACAAGACAAGAAGACAGT ACATGCGTACCTGGAGAAGTTCCTGACTGAGCAGATGATGGAGAGGCGGGAGGACGTGTGGCTGCCACTCATCTCCTACCGCAACTCGCTGCTGACGGGCGGAGACGAGGACCGCATGTCCGTCACCAgcgggagcagcagcagcaaggcCGGCTCCATACGCAGCAAGAAGGGCCGCCCGCCGCTCCACAAGAAGCGCATCGAGG AGGAGAGCATGGAGGGCTCGTGGATGATGCGCAACGACACGCTCCAGACACCGGGGGCGCTGCAGACGCCCCAGCTCACCTCCACCGTGCTGAGGGAGAACCCAAGGCAGGCCGCCGAGCACTTGCCCGACCAGGACTCCGAGCCCGGCTCCGAATCGGACTTCGTCCACAA tCCTCAGATGCAGATATCGTGGCTGGGCCAGCAGAAGTTGGAGGAGGTGAGCAGGAAGGACCGAACGGCCATGAACTACATGAAGGCCCGCAGTGGGGGAGTCCGGCAGACAGT GCGCGGGCTCATGGAGGATGACGCGGAGCCCATTTTCGAGGACGTCATGATGTCATCGCGTGGGCAGCTGGAGGACATGAACGAGGAGTTTGAGGACACTATGGTCATTGACTTG
- the stag1a gene encoding cohesin subunit SA-1a isoform X2 — MITSELPVLQDPSNESGQAETVSLSMSVSELDDPEVKGKKKRGRPGRPPANKKPRKSPIDKGQMGPPRGRKANGMAQHNGDGDPVTLFEVVKLGKSAMQSVVDDWIESYKQDRDLALLDLINFFIQCSGCKGTVRIEMFRNMQNAEIIRKMTEEFDEDSGDYPLTMPGPLWKKFRYNFCEFIGVLIRQCQYSIIYDEYMMDTVISLLTGLSDSQVRAFRHTSTLAAMKLMTALVNVALNLSIHQDNTQRQYEAERNKMAGKRANEKLELLLQKRKELQENQDEIENMMNSIFKGIFVHRYRDAIAEIRAICIEEIGVWMKMYSDAFLNDSYLKYVGWTLHDRQGEVRLKCLKALQNLYTNRELFPKLELFTNRFKDRIVSMTLDKEYDVAVEAIRLVTLILQGSEDALSNEDCENVYHLVYSAHRPVAVAAGEFLHRKLFSRHDPQAEEALAKRRGRSSPNGNLIRMLVLFFLESELHEHAAYLVDSLWESSQELLKDWECMTELLLEEPVQGEEVLSDRQESALIELTVCTIRQAAEAHPPVGRGTGKRVLTAKERKTQIDDKNKLTEHFIMALPMLLSKYQTDAEKVANLLQIPQFFDLDVYSAGRMEKHLDALLKQTKFVVEKHTETDVLEACSKTYSILCSEEYTIMNRVDIARSQLIDEMADRFSHSVEDLLQEGEEADDDDIYNVLSTLKRLTAFHNAHDLTRWDLFGNCYRLLKTGIEQGSMPEQIAVQALQCSHYSILWQLVKITDGSPSKDDLVVLRRVCKSFLAVCQQCLSNVNTPVREQAFMLLCDLLMIFSHQLTTGSREALQPLVFNPDSNLQNELLNFVLDHVFIDQDDENQSMEGDEEDEANKIEALHKRRNLLAAFSKLIIYDIVDMPAAADIFKHYMKYYNDYGDIIKETLSKTRQTDKIQCAKTLILSLQQLFNELLQDQGPNLDRTSSHVSGIKELARRFALTFGLDQIKTREAVATLHKDGIEFAFKYQNPKGPEYPPTNLAFLEVLSEFSSKLLRQDKKTVHAYLEKFLTEQMMERREDVWLPLISYRNSLLTGGDEDRMSVTSGSSSSKAGSIRSKKGRPPLHKKRIEEESMEGSWMMRNDTLQTPGALQTPQLTSTVLRENPRQAAEHLPDQDSEPGSESDFVHNPQMQISWLGQQKLEEVSRKDRTAMNYMKARSGGVRQTVRGLMEDDAEPIFEDVMMSSRGQLEDMNEEFEDTMVIDLPPSRNRRERAELRPDFFDSAAMIEDESGFTMPMF; from the exons ATGATCACCTCCGAGCTCCCAGTCCTCCA GGACCCCTCTAACGAGTCGGGCCAGGCGGAGACCGTGAGCCTGAGCATGAGTGTGAGCGAGCTGGATGACCCTGAGGTCAAGGGCAAGAAGAAGAGGGGCAGGCCGGGCAGGCCTCCA GCCAATAAGAAACCTCGGAAGTCGCCCATAGACAAGGGGCAGATGGGGCCGCCACGCGGCAGGAAGGCTAACGGGATGGCCCAGCACAACGGGGACGGGGACCCCGTCACGCTGTTCGAGGTGGTCAAGCTGGGAAAGAGTGCCATGCAG TCCGTCGTCGATGACTGGATTGAATCTTACAAGCAAGACAGAGATCTCGCTCTCCTAGACCTGATTAATTTCTTCATACAGTGTTCGGGATGTAAAG GAACTGTACGAATTGAGATGTTCCGTAACATGCAGAATGCTGAGATCATCCGCAAAATGACAGAAGAATTTGATGAG GACAGTGGCGACTACCCCCTCACAATGCCTGGTCCTCTGTGGAAAAAGTTCCGCTACAACTTCTGCGAGTTCATCGGGGTTCTGATCCGGCAGTGCCAGTACAGCATCATCTACGACGAGTACATGATGGACACGGTCATCTCGCTGCTCACCGGCCTGTCGGACTCACAGGTCCGAGCCTTCAGGCACACCAGCACGTTGGCAG CCATGAAGCTGATGACGGCGCTGGTGAACGTGGCGCTGAACCTTAGCATCCACCAGGACAACACGCAGAGGCAGTACGAGGCCGAGCGCAACAAGATGGCGGGAAAGCGCGCCAACGAGAAActggagctgctgctgcagaaGAGGAAGGAG CTTCAGGAAAACCAGGACGAAATTGAGAACATGATGAACTCCATCTTCAAGGGCATTTTTGTTCATCGCTATAG GGATGCAATCGCTGAAATTCGAGCCATTTGTATTGAGGAGATTGGTGTTTGGATGAAGATGTACAGTGATGCCTTCCTTAATGACAGCTACCTGAAATACGTGGGATGGACATTACATGATCGG CAAGGAGAAGTGCGGTTGAAATGTTTGAAGGCCCTTCAGAACCTGTACACGAATCGGGAACTCTTTCCTAAACTGGAACTCTTCACAAACAGGTTCAAG GATCGTattgtgtccatgacgctggaTAAAGAGTACGATGTGGCGGTGGAGGCCATTCGATTGGTCACTCTAATTCTACA GGGGAGTGAGGACGCCCTGTCCAACGAGGACTGTGAGAACGTTTACCACCTGGTCTACTCGGCCCACCGGCCCGTGGCTGTGGCCGCGGGGGAGTTCCTCCACCGCAA GCTCTTTAGCAGGCACGACCCACAGGCGGAGGAGGCCCTGGCCAAGCGGCGTGGACGCAGCAGCCCCAACGGGAACCTCATTAGGATGCTGGTGCTCTTCTTCCTGGAGAGCGAG CTGCACGAGCACGCGGCCTACCTGGTGGACAGCCTGTGGGAGAGCTCGCAGGAGCTGCTTAAGGACTGGGAGTGCATGACTGAACTGCTACTGGAGGAACCCGTGCAGGGAGAGGAGG tGCTGTCTGACAGGCAGGAGAGCGCTCTGATCGAGCTGACAGTCTGCACCATCCGGCAGGCGGCGGAGGCCCACCCGCCCGTGGGGAGAGGCACAGGGAAAAGG GTGCTGACGGCTAAGGAGAGGAAGACTCAGATCGACGACAAAAACAAGCTGACGGAGCACTTTATCATGGCTCTGCCCATGCTACTCTCCAAG TACCAAACTGATGCAGAGAAGGTAGCCAACCTCCTGCAGATCCCGCAGTTCTTTGACCTGGATGTCTACAGTGCTGGGCGCATGGAGAAG cacctGGACGCCCTGCTGAAGCAGACGAAGTTTGTGGTGGAGAAGCACACGGAGACAGACGTGCTGGAGGCCTGCAGTAAGACCTACAGCATCCTGTGCAGCGAGGAGTACACCATCATGAACCGTGTGGACATCGCACGCAGCCAGCTCATCGATGAGATGGCCGACCGCTTCAGCCACTCCGTAGAGGACCTGCTGCAAgag GGGGAGGAGGCAGATGATGACGACATCTACAATGTGCTCTCCACACTGAAAAGACTCACAGCCTTTCACAA TGCTCATGACTTGACCAGATGGGATCTGTTTGGGAACTGCTACAGATTGCTGAAGACAGGCATCGAACAGGGCTCCATGCCAGAACAG ATTGCTGTGCAGGCTCTGCAGTGCTCTCATTACTCCATCCTCTGGCAGCTGGTGAAGATCACAGATGGCTCTCCTTCTAAG GATGACCTGGTTGTCTTGAGGAGGGTGTGCAAGTCCTTCCTGGCTGTGTGTCAGCAGTGCTTGTCCAATGTCAACACTCCAGTCCGGGAGCAG gcGTTCATGCTGCTGTGTGACCTGCTGATGATCTTCAGCCACCAGCTGACCACGGGCAGCCGAGAGGCGCTCCAGCCGCTTGTCTTCAACCCTGACAGCAACCTGCAGAACGAGCTGCTCAACTTTGTGCTGGACCACGTCTTTATTGACCAGGACGACGAGAACCAGAGCATGG AGGGCGATGAGGAGGATGAAGCCAATAAGATTGAGGCCTTACACAAGAGGAGGAACCTGCTGGCTGCTTTCAGCAAGCTCATCATCTACGACATAGTGGACATGCCCGCAGCAGCCGACATCTTCAAACATTACATGAAG TATTACAATGACTACGGCGACATCATCAAGGAGACTCTGAGCAAGACCAGGCAGACGGATAAGATCCAGTGTGCAAAGACCCTCATCCTCAGCTTGCAGCAG CTCTTTAATGAGCTCCTGCAGGACCAGGGCCCCAACCTGGACCGCACTTCCTCCCACGTTAGCGGCATCAAAGAGCTGGCCCGCCGCTTCGCCCTGACCTTTGGCCTGGACCAGATCAAGACCCGCGAGGCCGTGGCCACGCTGCACAA GGATGGAATAGAGTTTGCCTTCAAGTACCAGAATCCCAAAGGGCCCGAGTACCCCCCTACTAACCTGGCTTTCCTGGAGGTGCTGAGTGAATTCTCCTCCAAGCTGCTTCGACAAGACAAGAAGACAGT ACATGCGTACCTGGAGAAGTTCCTGACTGAGCAGATGATGGAGAGGCGGGAGGACGTGTGGCTGCCACTCATCTCCTACCGCAACTCGCTGCTGACGGGCGGAGACGAGGACCGCATGTCCGTCACCAgcgggagcagcagcagcaaggcCGGCTCCATACGCAGCAAGAAGGGCCGCCCGCCGCTCCACAAGAAGCGCATCGAGG AGGAGAGCATGGAGGGCTCGTGGATGATGCGCAACGACACGCTCCAGACACCGGGGGCGCTGCAGACGCCCCAGCTCACCTCCACCGTGCTGAGGGAGAACCCAAGGCAGGCCGCCGAGCACTTGCCCGACCAGGACTCCGAGCCCGGCTCCGAATCGGACTTCGTCCACAA tCCTCAGATGCAGATATCGTGGCTGGGCCAGCAGAAGTTGGAGGAGGTGAGCAGGAAGGACCGAACGGCCATGAACTACATGAAGGCCCGCAGTGGGGGAGTCCGGCAGACAGT GCGCGGGCTCATGGAGGATGACGCGGAGCCCATTTTCGAGGACGTCATGATGTCATCGCGTGGGCAGCTGGAGGACATGAACGAGGAGTTTGAGGACACTATGGTCATTGACTTG